Proteins from a single region of Segatella copri:
- a CDS encoding RHS repeat-associated core domain-containing protein, producing the protein MATITKHYSYDDTKRFLKKEWQTPAASEMLYTYDIWGDVLSTVDMTDVTHPLTTRYQYDGWGNLIKTMHPTSAVETSIIYWGSSTNLKYYIEESETGKPTVKTWYDSYGRKTLCQYALPCGVQHKETYAYNAKDQVLRKSVSDGKLTYMELLSYDKLGRMTSDNQTQRGKNYSYAYGNRSVTTKIGGKSYTKTTDAWGNVKTSSDPVSSVSYVYNSMGKPVEINCEGSKTLVEYDAVGNKTSMTDPDAGTTTYEYAADGKLLKQTDARGIVTTNTYDELGRLTTSHVGDMEITRTYGTSGNDNLQLIKTTCGNNLESYSYDVFGRLTSRTRSVEGDESHQYTYSYNMDGSIASVVYPGGLTLGYVYDANGYLMAKKYNNVEFKSLAFYDGITTRYKLLNTFGSKAVTLSTNGHVKSVDVNCTSHKNSFEYEYDSATDNLLSRTGVNSQKETFTYDGVDRLTSVSYNGQRNLIIKYANDGNILNKLDVGNYEYGQKPHAVMSVDNIRRIIPSATLSTEFNELGRIGRIDDGNSLTSVDFVYGPDMQRWKSTSYNNGVVEKTTFYDTDYDKVIDKNGNVTEFIYVDDNFVMLRKDNGTFLPYVVVKDNIGSIISIYAGDGTQVYSASYDAWGKQTVTMNKIGFIRGYCGHEMLNDYQIINMNGRLYDPVLGRFLSPDNYVQTPDFSQNYNRYSYCLNNPLKYTDPNGELFGIDDFLVFSVVSGAVMGAMHAGMSGKSIWKGALFGAAGGAATYGIGAAFGAVGGLGHELLRAGAHGLSTGLFNGLSGENFFSGVVSGAGGSLMGTFAQSVHLPSWALMSSTAAMGGAVSLASGGNFYQGLLNGLQIGAFNFAEHDITYRHDSQDHIVGSIRDVVIYPSEAAKQYIETAGVYETAATGVSFLESLNNYGRKCRIGTNGKFYFPRANNHIFYGNQYVRTRELKGLSHLNYFTRAMSSAEDYSHFKAAYIADGNKIGTNCEKLCFQVAGRELGTWGGAIIGRLAGGVIGFGYATLPLEMLGSFGGSYVGGELGFALGGIMFNFVK; encoded by the coding sequence ATGGCTACGATAACCAAGCATTATAGCTACGATGATACCAAAAGATTCTTGAAGAAAGAATGGCAAACGCCTGCCGCATCGGAAATGCTTTACACTTATGATATATGGGGTGATGTGTTGAGTACTGTCGACATGACAGATGTGACACATCCTTTGACTACCAGATATCAATATGATGGATGGGGAAATCTCATCAAGACGATGCATCCTACCAGCGCAGTAGAAACCTCTATTATTTATTGGGGAAGCTCTACTAATTTGAAGTACTACATTGAGGAAAGTGAAACAGGCAAGCCTACCGTAAAGACATGGTATGATTCTTATGGACGAAAAACGCTTTGTCAGTATGCCTTGCCTTGTGGTGTACAACATAAGGAAACGTATGCCTATAATGCGAAAGACCAGGTTCTTCGTAAGTCAGTATCTGATGGAAAATTGACATATATGGAACTCTTGTCTTATGACAAGTTGGGACGAATGACTTCGGATAACCAGACTCAACGAGGCAAGAACTATTCTTATGCTTATGGCAATCGAAGCGTTACTACAAAGATTGGAGGTAAGAGCTACACGAAGACAACGGATGCTTGGGGAAATGTCAAGACCTCTTCCGATCCTGTGTCAAGTGTGTCGTATGTTTACAATTCCATGGGCAAACCTGTGGAGATAAATTGCGAAGGCTCTAAGACTTTGGTGGAGTATGATGCCGTTGGCAATAAGACTTCTATGACAGATCCTGATGCTGGCACAACTACTTATGAGTATGCAGCCGATGGTAAGTTGTTGAAGCAAACAGATGCTCGTGGCATTGTCACGACAAATACTTACGATGAGTTGGGACGATTGACGACTTCACATGTCGGCGATATGGAAATTACTAGAACTTATGGAACGTCTGGTAATGACAACTTGCAGTTGATTAAGACGACTTGTGGTAACAACTTGGAGAGTTATTCTTATGATGTATTTGGCAGACTCACTTCTAGGACTCGTTCTGTGGAAGGTGATGAGTCGCACCAATATACCTATAGTTACAATATGGATGGCAGCATTGCTAGCGTTGTCTATCCTGGAGGTCTGACCCTAGGCTATGTGTATGATGCTAATGGATATTTGATGGCAAAGAAATACAACAATGTGGAGTTTAAGTCTTTGGCATTTTATGATGGTATCACCACTAGATACAAATTGCTGAATACATTTGGCAGTAAGGCAGTCACTTTAAGTACGAATGGGCATGTGAAGAGTGTTGACGTTAATTGCACCAGTCATAAGAATTCTTTCGAGTACGAATATGATTCTGCCACGGATAATCTTCTATCTCGAACAGGAGTGAACTCACAGAAGGAGACTTTCACCTATGATGGGGTGGATAGATTGACTTCCGTCAGCTACAACGGACAACGAAATTTAATTATAAAATATGCAAACGATGGCAATATTTTGAATAAGTTGGACGTTGGTAATTATGAATACGGACAAAAGCCACATGCTGTCATGAGTGTAGATAATATCAGAAGGATTATACCAAGTGCAACGCTATCTACCGAGTTCAATGAACTTGGCAGGATAGGTCGTATCGATGATGGTAATTCCTTGACATCCGTTGATTTTGTCTATGGTCCAGATATGCAGCGTTGGAAATCGACCTCATACAATAATGGAGTCGTAGAGAAGACAACCTTCTATGATACCGATTATGACAAGGTGATAGATAAGAATGGTAATGTCACAGAGTTCATCTATGTGGATGATAATTTTGTGATGTTGCGGAAGGATAACGGAACATTCTTGCCTTATGTTGTTGTAAAGGACAATATAGGTAGTATCATTTCTATTTATGCTGGTGATGGTACTCAAGTGTACTCTGCATCTTATGATGCATGGGGAAAGCAAACTGTCACAATGAACAAAATTGGTTTCATTCGTGGTTATTGTGGGCATGAAATGCTGAATGATTATCAAATCATCAACATGAATGGTCGCTTGTACGATCCTGTACTGGGCAGATTCCTAAGTCCAGACAATTATGTTCAAACTCCCGATTTTAGCCAGAACTATAATCGATATAGCTATTGCTTGAACAATCCTCTCAAATATACTGACCCAAATGGAGAATTGTTCGGAATTGATGACTTTTTGGTGTTTAGTGTTGTTTCTGGTGCAGTAATGGGTGCAATGCATGCAGGAATGTCAGGTAAGAGTATTTGGAAAGGTGCTCTCTTTGGGGCAGCTGGAGGAGCCGCAACTTATGGTATTGGTGCTGCATTCGGTGCAGTAGGTGGATTAGGACATGAACTGCTTCGAGCAGGAGCGCATGGGTTGTCAACTGGACTTTTTAATGGACTCAGTGGTGAAAACTTCTTTTCTGGTGTCGTTTCAGGAGCAGGAGGTTCATTAATGGGTACATTTGCTCAGTCTGTCCATCTTCCTAGTTGGGCATTGATGTCGTCAACTGCCGCAATGGGTGGAGCTGTCTCATTAGCTTCTGGAGGTAATTTCTATCAGGGATTATTGAATGGCTTGCAAATTGGTGCATTCAATTTCGCAGAGCATGATATAACCTATAGACATGATAGTCAAGACCATATTGTTGGCTCTATTCGTGATGTGGTAATATATCCTAGTGAGGCAGCAAAGCAATATATAGAAACAGCTGGTGTTTATGAAACGGCAGCTACTGGTGTATCTTTTCTGGAGAGTTTGAATAATTATGGAAGGAAATGCAGAATTGGTACAAATGGAAAATTCTATTTCCCAAGAGCTAATAATCATATATTTTATGGCAACCAATATGTAAGAACGAGAGAATTAAAAGGACTTAGTCATTTAAACTATTTCACACGAGCAATGTCATCTGCGGAAGATTATTCTCACTTTAAAGCTGCATATATAGCTGATG